The nucleotide window CGAGCTCAGCTTCGCGCGGCCTTTGCGGTCTTCGGCCTAAAATCCTCCGCCGAAACGGCCGGATAAGTCACGCCCGCTGACCTTTCCGATCGAGCCGGTGGCAGCGCTGCAGGTGCTGTGTCAAGCTCGGCCTCATCCCGCGCAGGGTCCTAACCGGGGAGGATGGCCATGGTAGCTTATGTCGTGTTGGCGAATTTCACGGATCAGGGAATCCGCAACGCCAAGGAATCGCCGAAGCGCGCGGACGCCTTCAAAGCAATGGCGAAGACGTTCGGAGTGAGAGTGAGGGAAATTCTCTGGACACAGGGACGATATGACATTGTGACCATCGTCGATGCGCCAGATGAGTTATCCTTCATGTCGCTCACGCTGAGCCTCGGCGCGCTCGGCAATGTCCGCACCGAATCGCTGCGGGCCTATTCCGCAGACGAGATGACGAAGGCCGTCGGCAACATGCTTTGACCATCGCGTCGGCTCCGTCGCAGCGAAGCCAACTCGCATTCGCCGCCGCAGGACACCGTTTGCCGACTTTGCGTCAGTGCCTGGCCCGCTCCGCCTCCAGCGCCTGCCAGGCGATGTCGCGGCGGAAGAAGCCATCGGGCCATTTGATGCGGTCGACAGCCTG belongs to Bradyrhizobium icense and includes:
- a CDS encoding GYD domain-containing protein; the encoded protein is MVAYVVLANFTDQGIRNAKESPKRADAFKAMAKTFGVRVREILWTQGRYDIVTIVDAPDELSFMSLTLSLGALGNVRTESLRAYSADEMTKAVGNML